The genomic stretch CCATCAAAATGCTCAAGAAGAATTCCCGCGGCGTCGACCGACACGTTAGCGGACGCGAATTACTGGACGGCTTGCGGCATTGCGCGATCGATCAATTTGGCCCGATGGCAAAGACGGTCCTGAATTACTGGAACGTGAAACGTTGCGAGGATTTCGGCGAGATCGTCTTTCGCATGGTGGACAAAGGCATCCTCGGCAAGACCGAGCAGGACACCCGCGAAGATTTCAAAGGCGGTTACGATTTCGACGAGGCCTTCGTCAAACCTTACCAGCCGCCGCCGGGCACGCGCAGCCGCCGACCTGCCAAGAGCCAGGATGTTCCCGAACGCTATCACAGCGTGCCGAGCCGGGCCGCCGACGCAAAGAAATTGAGCGGCGGTTCGAACTAGGTGTCTGAAACGGCATGCGATCCAACTTCCGCCGCGGCCTTGCGGTCGCGCTCACCTTCATCGCAGGAATTTCCATGACCCACGCGCAAACGCCCCAATCCCCGCCGGTCCACAAGGTCGTCTTCGATAATGGCCTGACCCTTCTCGTTCGCGAGGACCACAGCGCGCCCGTGGTGAGCGCGCAGGCCTGGGTGCGCGCCGGCAGTATCACCGAAGGTCCCTGGATGGGCGCCGGCCTTTCGCATGTCCTGGAACACATGCTTTTCAAGGGCACAGCCACGCGCGGCGTATCGCAGATTGCCCAGGAGATCGAGCGCAAGGGCGGTTACATGAACGCCTACACCTCTTTCGAGCAGACCGTTTTCTACATCAATATTCCCTCGGAGAACTGGCAGACCGCTGTGGACATCCTCGCCGACTGCATGCAGCACGCTTCCATACCCGAGGCCGAATTGCTGAAGGAAAAACGCGTCATACTTCGCGAGATGGCGATGAATAATGACGACCCCCCGCGGCGCGCCAACCGGACGCTCTGGGCGACGGCGTTCACGACCCACCCGTACCGTTTCCCTGTCATCGGCTATCCCGACATTTACAATCGCCTCACCCGCGACGACGTGGTTGCGTACTACAAGGAACACTACGTACCCAACAATATCGTGTTTGTCGTCGTCGGCGACGTGGATGCGGCAAAGGTCGAGCAAGAGTTGCGCGACCAAACGAAGGACGCCAACATGGGCGCGGTCGCCCCGGCGTTCGTCCCGCCCGAGCCTCCACAGCTCAGCTTGCGCGAGCGCCACGAAGAAATGCCGACGCAACTTTCGCAGATCCATCTGGCCTGGCACATTCCCGCAGTCTCGCACCCCGACGTCTACCCGCTCGACGTGCTGTCCATTGTTCTTGGGGAGGGCAACAGCTCGCGCTTGTACCGCGAACTTCGTCAAAAGCGCGGTTTGGTGCATGGAATTGGCGCCGGGAGCTACACGCCCGGCTATCCGGGAATTTTCGTCATTGAAGCCAGCACCGATCCCGACAAGCGGGAAGCGGCAATTGCAGCCATTCGCGAGCAGGTGAAGCGTCTCGCCGAACAGCCCGTTACCGAGGAGGAATTGCACAAGGCGATCAAGATCAGCACGAGCAATTACCTCGGTCGGCTCAAGACGATGCAAGGCCAGGCCTCGGACATCGCGCAAAATGAATTCCTCGTCGGTGACCCGAACTTTTCGGATGTGTACCTGGAGAACCTGCGCAAGGTTACTCGTGACGATTTGCGGCGCGTGATCCAGACATACTTCGCGGACAATAATCTCACGATCACCTCGCTCAATCCGCCCGGCACGCTCCCCACGGCGACGACAACGACGACCGCCAGGGCCGAGATCGCGATCAAGAAGTTCGACTTTCCGAACGGGATTCGTTTGCTCGTGCGCGAAGATCCGAAACTGCCTCTCGTGGATGTCCACGCCATTTTCAAGGGCGGCGTCATCGCGGAGACTGCCGATGACAATGGTTTGACGAAGCTGACCGCACGCATGCTGCTGAAAGGGACGAAGATGCGCACCGCAGAGCAGATTGCGGAGACGATGGAGTCTGTCGGCGGCGGTATCAGCCATTTTTCGGGTAACAATAGTTTCGGCGTTGCGGCACAGTCATTGAGCGAGGATTTCGACCGCACTCTGGATCTGGTTGCCGATGTCCTCCAGAACCCGACGTTCCCTGAGGACATGCTGACGCGCGAGCGCGCGGTGCAACTCTCAGAGTTCAAGGCCGAGCAGGACCAGATTCTGCGCAAGGGACAACAGGCTCTGCGCGAGGCGATGTTTAGCCAACATCCCTATCGTCTGAACCAACTGGGCCTCTCCAACGTGGTCGCGAAGCTCACCCGCAACGATCTCGCCGATTTTCAACGCCAGTTCGTCGTGCCAAATAACCTCGTGCTCACCGTGTTTGGCAATGTGAATGCTGAAGATGTGCGTAAAAAGGTCGAGGCAAAGTTTGGCGCCATGAAGTCGACGAAACTGGAATTCCCGCGGACGAGCCCGGAGGCGATTGCTGCTGACGTGCGCAAGGCGGTGAACGTTCCCAAGGAACAGGCCGTGCTGCTCATCGGCTACAGCGGCGCGGATTTGTTCAGCAAGGATCGTTTTACCCTGGAAGTGCTCAGCGAAGCCTACTCGGGCCTGGCGTCCAAACTCTTCCATCGTCTCCGCGATGAATTGGGCCTGTGCTACTACGTGGGGGCGTCCCAACTATTGGGACTCGACCCTGGTTATTTTGCCTTCTATGTTGGGACGACGCCGCAGAATGTCGGCACATGCGAAAAAGAGATCTTTGGCGAACTGGAGAAGCTCGAAGCGAACGGGTTGACTGATGAAGAGTTGACCCGTGCAAAAAGCGGCATCATCGGACAGCGCCGCATCCATATGCAGGACAATTCGGAGTTGAGCCTGATGGTGGGCGCCGATGAGTTGTGCGGGCTTGGGTATGATTTCTTCAAGACGATGGATGAAAAATATCAGGCGGTGACTGCGGATGATGTCAAGCGCGTGGCGAACCAGTACTTTGCCAAAAAGGCGCATGCTGTCATCGTGGTGACGCCGGCGGAGGGAAAGAAATAATATGGCTGAGGTTCAACGAGACACGCAGGGTTCAACCGAAAACACGCTCCGTTTCCTCGACATGGTCGGCCTGTTCGGCACACAGGCGATGATCGCGCTCGGCAAACTCGCCAACCCCGCCACGGGAAAGGCCGAAAAGAACCTGCCCGCCGCGCGACTTTTCATCGACACGCTTGAGATGCTCGAGAGCAAAACGAAGGGCAACCTCAACTCCGACGAAACGAAAGTACTCCACGCCACGCTCACCGACTTGCGACTGATGTTCGTCGAAGAATCCAAGTCACCCCCGACACCTGAGACGCCTTCCGAGCCGGCAAAGCCGGCGGAAAGCGCAGCCGACGATCCGAAGGTCAAGTTTCGCAAGACCTATGACTAGGCTTTCGACGGGCGTTTATTTCGTCGCCGCTCGACGAGCCACGCCAGCCAAATGGTAACTTCGCAGATCACGATAAGCGGCACTGACATCATGATCATGGAAAGCGGATCGGGCGGCGCGAGGATGGCCGCGATAATGACG from Verrucomicrobiia bacterium encodes the following:
- a CDS encoding Minf_1886 family protein; translated protein: MQKQNLPEAVDEIVRTDGRYDRDAYYFVREGLDFTIKMLKKNSRGVDRHVSGRELLDGLRHCAIDQFGPMAKTVLNYWNVKRCEDFGEIVFRMVDKGILGKTEQDTREDFKGGYDFDEAFVKPYQPPPGTRSRRPAKSQDVPERYHSVPSRAADAKKLSGGSN
- a CDS encoding pitrilysin family protein; translated protein: MRSNFRRGLAVALTFIAGISMTHAQTPQSPPVHKVVFDNGLTLLVREDHSAPVVSAQAWVRAGSITEGPWMGAGLSHVLEHMLFKGTATRGVSQIAQEIERKGGYMNAYTSFEQTVFYINIPSENWQTAVDILADCMQHASIPEAELLKEKRVILREMAMNNDDPPRRANRTLWATAFTTHPYRFPVIGYPDIYNRLTRDDVVAYYKEHYVPNNIVFVVVGDVDAAKVEQELRDQTKDANMGAVAPAFVPPEPPQLSLRERHEEMPTQLSQIHLAWHIPAVSHPDVYPLDVLSIVLGEGNSSRLYRELRQKRGLVHGIGAGSYTPGYPGIFVIEASTDPDKREAAIAAIREQVKRLAEQPVTEEELHKAIKISTSNYLGRLKTMQGQASDIAQNEFLVGDPNFSDVYLENLRKVTRDDLRRVIQTYFADNNLTITSLNPPGTLPTATTTTTARAEIAIKKFDFPNGIRLLVREDPKLPLVDVHAIFKGGVIAETADDNGLTKLTARMLLKGTKMRTAEQIAETMESVGGGISHFSGNNSFGVAAQSLSEDFDRTLDLVADVLQNPTFPEDMLTRERAVQLSEFKAEQDQILRKGQQALREAMFSQHPYRLNQLGLSNVVAKLTRNDLADFQRQFVVPNNLVLTVFGNVNAEDVRKKVEAKFGAMKSTKLEFPRTSPEAIAADVRKAVNVPKEQAVLLIGYSGADLFSKDRFTLEVLSEAYSGLASKLFHRLRDELGLCYYVGASQLLGLDPGYFAFYVGTTPQNVGTCEKEIFGELEKLEANGLTDEELTRAKSGIIGQRRIHMQDNSELSLMVGADELCGLGYDFFKTMDEKYQAVTADDVKRVANQYFAKKAHAVIVVTPAEGKK
- a CDS encoding DUF1844 domain-containing protein, encoding MAEVQRDTQGSTENTLRFLDMVGLFGTQAMIALGKLANPATGKAEKNLPAARLFIDTLEMLESKTKGNLNSDETKVLHATLTDLRLMFVEESKSPPTPETPSEPAKPAESAADDPKVKFRKTYD